The Marivirga tractuosa DSM 4126 genome contains the following window.
TTAACTCTTATAACATCAGCGGAAGAAAAAATTGAGGTAGGTAAGTTAAATGCCGCTGCGTGTAAAAAAGCAATCCTAAGTGCAGCTTATGAATCAGCTTTAAGCTATGCAAAAAACGGGATGAAACTTATCGAAGGGGAAGATCTTAGTAATGAGGCTGAACTAGTATATCAAATAAATTTAAGCAGGGCTGAAGCTGAACATTTGTGCGATCAGGATGAGACTGCTAATCAGTTTTATGATAGAGCCATTGAATTAGCAACAGACAAAAATCAAAAAGCTGATGCCTACGAGAAAAAAATTCATTTCTACACTAATATAGGTGAGTTTAGAAGTGCTTATGCAACTGGAAGTGAAGTTTTAAAGAAAATATTCAACATAAAATTACCGAAAAACCCTCCAAAGCCTGCTTTAATCATCAATATGCTAAAAACCAAAAGCAGATTTAAAGGGCAACCGATTAGGGATTTTGTTAATCACAAAACTGCTGAAGATCAAGATATCATTATGGCTGTAAAATTAATGGCAGCCATCTTAAAATCTGCTTATCAAATCAAACCTGAATTAGCGGTTGCCAATGCCATGGTTATGGTCAATTTATGCATGAAAAATGGTAACACATCTGAAAGTGCCATTGGATATTTAGTGTTTGGCGGAATTTTCATGGGTGGCATTTTAGGAATGCGAAAAACAGGTCAGCAATTTGGTCAATTAGCGCACGACCTGAATGAAAAGTACGGCAATATGACTCAACGAAGTGAAGTGCTTTTCGTGAACGGTTATTTTGCTACTTCCTGGCTAAATCCTGCGATTGAGGCAGAGCAATACTTTACGAAAGCATATGAGTCGGGTTTGGAAACAGGCGATCTTTTCCATACAGGATGTAGTTGCTGTGCTACTTTACAGAATCAATTAATGCGCGGAGTTCCATTAGATGAAATTGAAAAGAAAGCTTCCGCATATGAAGAGTTACTCGAAAATTTGTCCAATAATCAAGAACTAATTGGCACGGTTAAGGCTGTAAAACAAGCTGTAATGTGCTTTCAAGGTAAAACTGACAGAGCTATTTCATTTGATGATGAACATTTTTCAGAGAAAGAATATGCTACTAAAACCGAAGATTATGTATCTCAGCATTTTGCACATTACTTCTTTATTAACCAATTATGCAACAACTATTTAAATAGAGATTTTGAAAAAACTGATGAGACCATTAATAAATCGAAAAAATTAATGGATGCATCTGCCGGAATGCTACACAGCACTGAACACTATTTCTGGTCAGGAATGAATGCGGCATTAATGTCTACAAAATCAAAGGGGAAAAAGTCCCTTTTAAATGTTGCAATAAAGAAATTTAAGAAATGGAAAGAGCAGAATCCACATAATTTTGAAGCGAAGTACTTGTTTTTGAAGGCCGAGAGCGAATTTTTAGTTAAAAAGTACTGGCAAGCTTCCAAAACTTATGCTCAGGCAATTCAAAGTGCTAGAAAATACAATTACAATCATTTACCGGCAATGATACATGAACGGATAGCTCAATTAATGGATATTGAAAACCGTCATGAAGAAGCAAAATACCACCTTAACAGGGCAATTATAATATACAGCAAGCAAGGATTCCGTAACAAAGCGGAACACCTGCAAAAGAAGCAAAGCACTGTTTACGGGACTAATGACATCACCATGTCGACTCAGGCTACAAGTTCTGCCAGAATAACTGATTATAGCTTTGAAGGAGCGAATACAATTGATATCAATACCATAATAAAATCTTCTCAAACCTTATCGGGTGAAGTAGTCCTATCCAAATTACTGGATAAGGTTATGCACTTGGTTATCGAAAATGCAGGTGCTGAAAAGGGTTTCTTACTATTGAAAAATGAGGAAACCCATCAATGGTTTGTAGAAGCCAGCTGTGATGTAGAAAATACTGAAGTTGAGTTAATGCAACATATCCCCATTAAAGATATGATGCCAAGAGGGAAAAACCCTCAAATATCAGCAGGCATTGTAAACTATGTAATGCGAACAGAGGAAAGCGTAGTACTGAATGATGCTACCAAGGAAGGGAATTTCACGCAAGATGAGCATGTAGTACTATACAATCCTAAATCTATTTTATGCATTCCTTTGGTTTACAAAGGCAAATTGCTAGGGATTTTATATTTGGAGAATAATCTTTCTTATGGTGCTTTCAATGCTGACCGCACTAAGATCTTAAATATGCTCACTACTCAAATGGCCATCTCCATTGAAAATGCAATGTTATATGAAAATCTCGAAGAAAAAGTACAAGAGCGAACTGCTGAGGTCGTGGAACAAAAGGAAATTATTGAGAGGAAAAATGAAAATATTACAGCCAGTATAAAATATGCGGAAAGAATTCAAAGCGCTGCATTACCGACTAATGAAAGCATCAGCGAATCACTGAAAGAGAATTTCATCTATTTTAAGCCTCGAGACATCGTGTCGGGTGATTTTTATTGGTTTGCTAAAACAGAAAACAAAATATTTATCGCCGCAGTGGATTGCACTGGTCATGGCGTTCCGGGTGCTTTTATGTCATTAGTAGGAGAATCTCATTTGACCAGTATTGTTAAACAAAATAATATTTTGGAGCCCGGAAAAATATTGGATCATTTACATGAAGCTATACAGCGCTCTTTAAAACAAAAAGAAACCAACAATCAAGATGGTATGGATGCTGCGCTGTGCGCCATTGATATTGAAGCTAATACATTAGAATTTGCTGGTGCCAATAATCCATTGGTGATGGTTGATAAAGAAGGGGAAATGACAATCATTAAAGCCAACAAAATGGCGATTGGCGGCAAACGCAAAACCAAGAGGAATGAGAAGTTCACCAATCACAAATTCGATTTAACCAATGGAACCACTTATTATATCTACTCTGATGGATATGCAGACCAATTTGGTGGCCCTGATGATAGAAAATTCATGGTAGGTAAAATGAAAAAATTACTTCAGGAAATTGCATTGGAGCCATTGGATAAACAAAAATCTATACTTGATGATAGATTTGAAAGCTGGAAAGGACAACAGTCTCAAGTTGATGATGTGTTGGTTATAGGGTTTAGAATCACTTAAAGGGGAATAAATTAGCTAAATAAATCGTTTAAAAAAAAGGAGGCTTTCTTAATTGTATTTTTAAGAAAGTCTCCATCTAT
Protein-coding sequences here:
- a CDS encoding trifunctional serine/threonine-protein kinase/ATP-binding protein/SpoIIE family protein phosphatase, with translation MEGELIYNSTSTSIFKTKIAKYDSDVLVKLLKKEQETEKKINQFENELYISSKLEKSGFRKALDKTFIEGQHALVLEYVPGLPLSQVFAKPVGIGEFLNIAIQCSTLLGSLHQKHIIHKDINSNNILYDNTNKKISIIDFNISSEINLKSNHLENPDRLEGTLQYISPEQTGRVNRIIDYRSDLYSLGITLYELLIGTLPFETDDSLELIHFHIAKKPTAPHKHNKNIPEVLSEIILKLLSKNAEDRYQSAEGLLHDLNKCQRSWEKDSKIADFAVGMEDFSNQFSIPEKLYGRSSEKQQLIEAFTRASNHQKELVLVSGASGTGKSALISEVNKPITEKKGEFLSGKFDQFQRNNPYFAISQAFKSFTQSILTKEESQLKIWKDRIQKALGENGEVLLEIIPEMELIIGAQPALASLGAAESQNRLNFVFQKFIKAIAKPEHPFVLFIDDMQWGDTASLNLLHAILSDKEIENLLVILSYRDNEVTEAHPFQLMLDKLKKDELVVNNIELENLSLTSIVALLEDALLDKGAHVNALAELIKNKTGGNAFFVTQFLKNLYEESYITAKPNERKWSFELDKVSKMGFSDNVLDLMMQKAAKLPSDLQEILKTASVIGNTFSLQELAQLRDKRNEEVVPLLKNALQENLILPLRDNTALLSSSEIKEKIEFKFVHDRIQQAFYELLGIEKAQVLHLSIGRMIKAQVTPAGESNLLFDMVNHFNQALTLITSAEEKIEVGKLNAAACKKAILSAAYESALSYAKNGMKLIEGEDLSNEAELVYQINLSRAEAEHLCDQDETANQFYDRAIELATDKNQKADAYEKKIHFYTNIGEFRSAYATGSEVLKKIFNIKLPKNPPKPALIINMLKTKSRFKGQPIRDFVNHKTAEDQDIIMAVKLMAAILKSAYQIKPELAVANAMVMVNLCMKNGNTSESAIGYLVFGGIFMGGILGMRKTGQQFGQLAHDLNEKYGNMTQRSEVLFVNGYFATSWLNPAIEAEQYFTKAYESGLETGDLFHTGCSCCATLQNQLMRGVPLDEIEKKASAYEELLENLSNNQELIGTVKAVKQAVMCFQGKTDRAISFDDEHFSEKEYATKTEDYVSQHFAHYFFINQLCNNYLNRDFEKTDETINKSKKLMDASAGMLHSTEHYFWSGMNAALMSTKSKGKKSLLNVAIKKFKKWKEQNPHNFEAKYLFLKAESEFLVKKYWQASKTYAQAIQSARKYNYNHLPAMIHERIAQLMDIENRHEEAKYHLNRAIIIYSKQGFRNKAEHLQKKQSTVYGTNDITMSTQATSSARITDYSFEGANTIDINTIIKSSQTLSGEVVLSKLLDKVMHLVIENAGAEKGFLLLKNEETHQWFVEASCDVENTEVELMQHIPIKDMMPRGKNPQISAGIVNYVMRTEESVVLNDATKEGNFTQDEHVVLYNPKSILCIPLVYKGKLLGILYLENNLSYGAFNADRTKILNMLTTQMAISIENAMLYENLEEKVQERTAEVVEQKEIIERKNENITASIKYAERIQSAALPTNESISESLKENFIYFKPRDIVSGDFYWFAKTENKIFIAAVDCTGHGVPGAFMSLVGESHLTSIVKQNNILEPGKILDHLHEAIQRSLKQKETNNQDGMDAALCAIDIEANTLEFAGANNPLVMVDKEGEMTIIKANKMAIGGKRKTKRNEKFTNHKFDLTNGTTYYIYSDGYADQFGGPDDRKFMVGKMKKLLQEIALEPLDKQKSILDDRFESWKGQQSQVDDVLVIGFRIT